The DNA window tAGAAACCcgttaatactttatttcaaaaatacttttaaacttttaaaagatttactaatattcttaaatttattttatataatagaTTTCAACACGGGAAAGTAGGTTCTTCCTCTAACTCaacacaaatttaaagaaatatgatatttggagtgtagataaataatttatattcatattgaAACGTAGTAATAACGGTTTGTATTAATGGtaatagtatattttaactaaaaagaaaaaaagttatttttaaggGTTTTTAggctattttttaaatataacttttttataaaaaaaaatagtaacaattttttatttaaattttaagaatattattaaaaaatttaaaaggttagatataaaatttaaggaatatttttattaatttaataaaaaataataaaattgggatgtaattcaaaaaaatgagGAAGGACATGATAAACAGAGACAGCCGACAGTGTATTTCCCAAGTATATAATTACAGAGGTGAATTTCATTCAATTCCTTTTTGATTTGACGcttcaatttattaatatagttACTGTCAAGTCAACATCACATCACTGCTGTCATATACCATGACAAGCTGTCTTAATTTCGACGttgactttaattttattttatttttttaattttcatagttaccttaaatttataagattattattaaataactctccaattttcaaattcattttttaattattttttaaaaaattatgaaattttgaaatgtattttcataaatatgcAATAAATAAGTGCaatttttcaagaaatacaaaactaaatcactcctatattaattaaaagttaataaaaatttccaCGTAATTTAGTTATTACATTACATCAGAATACTCCGTCCCATTCTGCAAAGATCGATTACGTGTCCCGTTTTTCGTACACGTCACGCGCCAAACTTTAAGGACGCCGTCCAGGCTTCCGCTACAAATAGTGCAGCCGTCGTCGGcctcctccaccacctctTCAGAAACAGAGCCGGAAAACGCCGCCACGCATCTCACTGGCCCACGGTGCCCGACTAGCACCGCCAAACACGTGTGCATCTGGCAATCCACCTCATCCCTGGCCCACACACGACACGTGGTATCCGCGGACCCACTCACCACGTACTTCCCAACGGTGGCCAAACACATGACCGCATGGGTATGGCCTTGCAACGAACCGCCGTACTTAAGCTGGCCGGAGAACCACCCTCTGAGCCAAAAGTGGAGGTATCCATCGCTGCAGCCGCCGTAGAGGAGGCCGGAGTCGGTGGCTAGGCTGAGGGTTTTGACCGGAGAGAACTTGGTAGGGAGAGTGACGACGAGGGAGTGCGTGGGGCGGTCGCTCCGGGAGAAGTTGCGCCGCCAGACTCTGACGGTGGCGTCGTCGGAGGCGGTGTAGAGTAGGCCGTCATCGGCGGCGATGATGGCGTTGATTGGCTCGGaatgggcttggattgtttcCACGCATTTGAAATCGGAGATGCGCCAAATTTTTACGGATTTATCGAGTGACGATGAATATAGAACATCGTCGGAAATGTTGATCGCCAGCGACGTTATTGGACCCATGTGCTTCATCtgaaacataattaattttggatgaCGAAAGTCCCACTAATTAAATGAATGATCCTGagtttataaagaatacttctcCCATTAAACTTTTTGGGCTATAatacacattaaaaaaattaaaagattttattacccattaaaaaaatatcacttttaaatgtttaattataattacaataaatcataaatttaatttcctaaatatatatatatttatattataataatagtaaCTCAAAGAAATGGGCTATAATACACGTAATtagtaaatttatatatatatatatatatataaacaatattattaaatgtattaattaaatatacttAAAATAAATGGTATATCGAGTAGCTCAACCAAAACTATGTCCAAAGCAATAATGGTCATAAAGAATACAACACCAatatttattggatttttaaaaaatatttattgaaaaataaataaattaatgtatgAATTTGATGGTCTCTATACAGTGATGTCTCTAtcttgattttaaatatatatttagtttagaagcaaaagagaaaaattgaattaCCATTTTGTCCTTCCCTGAAATGTAGCTTCTGACATAATTTCCGGTGGCCGGAATAGTGGCGAGGCGGAGATGTTTGAGGCCTCTATCCCAATTCCGCCGCCAGACACGAATCTTGCAATCACTATACGCCGCATAGACTTTGTCATGAGAAACCTGCAAGGCCACCGCCATGGAGGCCTTTGTTTTAAGCTGACCACACTCTGTGAAGTCCGGCAGCTTCCAAATTCTGACTAAGTTGCTGTCAGAGCCAGTGTAGAGAATATCGTTAAAGATGGCAATGGATAAGATCTGCCCGTCTTTTTTTAGGACAGACGAGACGCAGCGGTGAGAAATCAGGAGGTCGGAGAGTTTGGTCGgtgcggcggcggtggtggtggtagAAGCTGGGTGGAGAGGGGAGGTGGCTGGGGAGTTGTGGAAGCTTTGAGGGAGAGAAGGGCAGTTGTTGAGGTGAGGAGGTGTGAAGGGGAATTGA is part of the Cucurbita pepo subsp. pepo cultivar mu-cu-16 chromosome LG03, ASM280686v2, whole genome shotgun sequence genome and encodes:
- the LOC111791527 gene encoding protein JINGUBANG-like, which translates into the protein MASLNSPDSSPPNISFSIRETRKTTATATSSTAAAAGRRFYRSNSTKEPSFSQFPFTPPHLNNCPSLPQSFHNSPATSPLHPASTTTTAAAPTKLSDLLISHRCVSSVLKKDGQILSIAIFNDILYTGSDSNLVRIWKLPDFTECGQLKTKASMAVALQVSHDKVYAAYSDCKIRVWRRNWDRGLKHLRLATIPATGNYVRSYISGKDKMMKHMGPITSLAINISDDVLYSSSLDKSVKIWRISDFKCVETIQAHSEPINAIIAADDGLLYTASDDATVRVWRRNFSRSDRPTHSLVVTLPTKFSPVKTLSLATDSGLLYGGCSDGYLHFWLRGWFSGQLKYGGSLQGHTHAVMCLATVGKYVVSGSADTTCRVWARDEVDCQMHTCLAVLVGHRGPVRCVAAFSGSVSEEVVEEADDGCTICSGSLDGVLKVWRVTCTKNGTRNRSLQNGTEYSDVM